The region ACTGAATGCTTTTGTCGCGCAGCAGGAGGATGATTCCACTACCCCGGCCGGAACAGAAGCGGAACGGCTGAAGGCCTTGGCTGCCCAGGAAACTGCACGTCTGAGCGATGAGCTGAACCAGGTGAATGCCGAGATTCAAGCCAAAGAGCTTGCGGAGAAGAAGGCGAAGCTGAACACTGCGGTATACCATGCACCGGAGAACGGTATCTTCCTCTTCGACAGCAGTGCAGAACGTCCGCAGACCGTCACCGACAATCAGTACATCGGCAAGATTGTGGACACGAACAAGGTAGAGTTCATAGCACAGGTCGGGGAACAGGATATTTTCCGCATCAAAAAAGGCATGAAGGTGAAGGTGAAGATGACCGCTGTCAAAGATCTGGTCCTGGACGGAGAGGTAACCGGAGTGGCCAAATTCGCTACAACGACTACCGGACAGAACACAGCGGGCCAGCTTCCGCAATTCGAGGTGGTCATCTCCATGCAGCCGGACGAGCATTTGATGGGCGGCCTTAGCCTGAGCGGAGACGTCGAGACCTCTCGCAAAGAGAAGGCAGTAGTTGTATCCAATATCGCCGTCATTCGTGAAGGGGATCTGGCCTTTGTTATGGTGGACAAAGGAAACGGACAGTACGAACGCAAAGAGATCAAGACCGGAATGGAAACGACTGATAAAACAGAGGTGCTGTCGGGACTGAAGGCAGGAGACACCGTGGTTCTGCAGTAGACAGCAGTAGTTGACAGCAGTTGAAACAGTTGAAAGCCCCAAACCCTGATTCCCGGGATTGGGGCTTTTCTGCGGATTGTGGCCTGTGTGGAGGGCAGCAGTTGTCACTTCCGTATGAACGGCTTGCGCCAAGTCTGGATGTCACTGTTCAGTCCGGCGAGATCAGGTAAGGGCACCGCTTCGTCCGTTAACTGATACTTGTCCTTCAGCGCCAAAATACGGTAGACACT is a window of Paenibacillus sp. FSL H3-0469 DNA encoding:
- a CDS encoding efflux RND transporter periplasmic adaptor subunit — encoded protein: MKRTLKKSLKWIIILGIIGTAGYFGYTKFFKAEETADLPPEPMQVISFPVTEETLTSSVQIKGRSQYQKETLVYAPFASKVTAWKVENGAQVKKGQVLFTLDQSTLRNEIATAEATARKAKLEGELNAFVAQQEDDSTTPAGTEAERLKALAAQETARLSDELNQVNAEIQAKELAEKKAKLNTAVYHAPENGIFLFDSSAERPQTVTDNQYIGKIVDTNKVEFIAQVGEQDIFRIKKGMKVKVKMTAVKDLVLDGEVTGVAKFATTTTGQNTAGQLPQFEVVISMQPDEHLMGGLSLSGDVETSRKEKAVVVSNIAVIREGDLAFVMVDKGNGQYERKEIKTGMETTDKTEVLSGLKAGDTVVLQ